In the Acidobacteriota bacterium genome, GGCCATCTGGAAGATCTCGTTGCGCTTCTTCTCGCCGCCCGAGAAGCCCTCGTTGACGCCACGCTTGAGGAAATCGGTCTTCAGCCCGACCGCCTCGCACTTCTCGCGCGCCAGCCGCATGAAGCGCACCGGATCCAGCGGCTCGACGCCGCGGTGCGCGCGCACCGCGTCGACCGAGGCCTTGAGGAACTCCATGTTGCTGACGCCCGGGATCTCGACCGGATACTGGAACGCGAGGAACAGCCCTTCGCGCGCGCGCTCCTCGGGATCCATGTCGAGGAGATCCTTGCCGTCGAAGAGCACTGTCCCTTCGGTGACTTCGTAGGCATCGCGCCCCGCCAGCACGCTGGCGAGCGTGCTCTTGCCGGAGCCGTTGGGGCCCATGATCGCGTGTATCTCGCCGGCGTTCACGTCGAGCGTGATGCCGTTGAGGATGTTCTTGTCGTCGACGCGCGCGTGGAGGTTCGTGATTTGCAGCATGATGGCTTACGGCTCAGGGCTTACGGAAACGGATCAGGCTCAGGCGTTCGGCGCTAGCCGACGCTGCCCTCGAGGCTGATGCCGAGCAGCTTCTGGGCTTCGACGGCGAATTCCATCGGGAGCTCGCGGAAGACGTCCTTGCAGAAGCCGTTGACGATGATGTTGACGGCGTCTTCGGTGGAAATACCGCGCTGGCGGCAGTAGAAGATCTGGTCTTCGCCGATCTTCGACGTCGACGCCTCGTGTTCCACCGTCGATGACGTGTTCTTCACTTCGATGTACGGGAACGTGTGCGCGCCGCAGCGGTCGCCGATGAGCAGCGAGTCGCACTGCGAGTAGTTGCGCGCGCCCTCGGCACCCCTGGCGATCTTCACGAGGCCGCGATACGTGTTCTGCCCCTTGCCCGCCGAGATGCCCTTGCTGACGATGGTGCTCTTCGTGTTGCGCCCGAGATGCACCATCTTCGTGCCCGTGTCCGCCTGCTGGCGATTGTTGGTCACGGCCACCGAGTAGAACTCGCCCACGGCGTTGTCACCCTGGAGGATGCAGCTCGGGTACTTCCACGTGATGGCCGAGCCCGTCTCCACCTGCGTCCACGTGATCTTCGCGTTGGCCATCGCCTTGCCGCGCTTGGTCACGAAGTTGTAGATGCCGCCGTTGCCGTCCTTGTCGCCCGGATACCAGTTCTGGACGGTGGAGTACTTGACCGTGGCCCCGTCGAGCGCCACGAGTTCCACGACCGCTGCGTGCAGCTGGTTCTCGTCGCGCTTGGGGGCCGTGCAGCCTTCGAGGTAGCTCACGTACGCGCCCTCGTCGGCCACGATCAGCGTGCGCTCGAACTGCCCCGTGCCCTCCGCGTTGATGCGGAAGTACGTCGAGAGCTCCATCGGGCACGTCACGCCCTTCGGCACGTACACGAAGGATCCGTCGCTGAACACTGCGGCGTTGAGCGCGGCGTAGAAGTTGTCCGTGTGCGGCACCACCGAGCCCATGTACTTGCGTACCAGGTCGGGATGTTCACGCACCGCTTCGGAGAACGAGCAGAAGATGATGCCGAGTTCGCCGAGCTTCTCCTTGAAGGTCGTGGCCACCGAGACGCTGTCGAAGACCGCATCGACCGCCACGCCCGCCAGCGCCATCTGCTCGGCGATCGGGATGCCGAGCTTGTCGAACGTGGCCCGTACCTCTGGGTCCACCTCGTCGAGGCTGTTCAACTGCTTCTTCGGCTTCGGGGCGGAGTAGTAGCTGATGGCCTGGAAGTCGACGCGCGGGTAGTGGACGTTGGACCACTCCGGGTACGCCATCCGCTGCCAGGCGCGGAAGGCCTTGAGGCGCCACTCCAGCATCCAGGCAGGTTCGCCCTTGCGTTCCGAAATCGCCTGGATCGTCGACTCGTCCAGGCCCGGCGGCAGCTGATCGGCCTCCACGGCCGTGGAGAAGCCGTACTTGTATTCCTGTGTCGCGAGCTGTTGGATGGTGTCGGTTGACGTACTCATGGTGGTCCTGAGGGGCCGCCCTGCGCGTCCCTGCGCCGGCCGGCAACCTGTCAAATATACGACTCCCCGGGTCCGTAATCAATATGTAATAGCTGGCAACTCACTGTGGAGAAAGAGGTTAGCCGCATGAAAGTGAGAGCCAGTCGCAAGATCCGGCAATCGGGCACGGGCCGCCGCTCACCGGGCCAGCAGCCCCCAGTCAGTGGGCAAGCGGTCTGCCCGTCGCCGCCAGATGCGGGACGCTTTGCAAACTAGAAACTTATTTCTATAATGCAAACATGTTGGATCGGGCGGCGGCCGCCCTCGTGCGCGACAGACTGTCGTTGTCGCCGGCTGTGGCCATCCTCGGTGCGAGGCAGTGTGGCAAGACGACACTGGCCCGATCGTTCGGCGGGGCGTATTTCGACCTCGAACAGCCGGCCGAGCGACTGCGCGCCGACCTGCAGTGGGACGCGCTGATCGACGTCGATCGGCTCGTGACCTTCGACGAGGCGCAGAGCTGGCCGGAACTCTTCGAACGGCTTCGTGGTGCCATCGACGCCGATCGTCCACGGACCGGCAGGTTCCTCCTGCTGGGGTCGGTATCGCCAGCGCTCACGCGCCATGTCTCGGAGTCGCTCGCCGGGCGCCTGTCGCTCGTCGAGCTGTCGCCGCTGCTGTGGAACGAGCTCGATACCGACGCGATGCGCCGCCGCCTCTGGTTGTGCGGCGGCTATCCCGATGGCGGCGTGCTGACGCCGCGTGCGTTTCCGCACTGGCAGCGCGACTACCTGACCTTGATCACGCAACGCGACCTGCCGGCGTGGGGGCTCCCGGCGAAGCCTCAGACCACCGAGCGGCTGCTTCGCATGCTCGCCGCGCTGCACGGCCAGATCTGGAACGCGTCGCAGGTGGGCCAGAGTCTCGGACTCTCGTATCACACGGTCAACACCTACCTCGACTTCCTCGTCGGCGCGTTCCTCCTCCGTCGTCTGCCACCGTACGGCGGCAACATCCGTAAGCGCCTGGTGAAGAGTCCGCGCGTGTACTGGCGCGACACGGGCTTGCTGCACGCGTTGCTCAACACGCCGGACGAGACCACCCTGCTCGGTCAACCGTGGGTCGGTGCGAGTTGGGAAGGCTTCGTGATCGAGCAGGCGCTCGGCGCGTTGTCGGCACGCGGGACACCGTTCGAGGCGTTCCACTTCCGGACGAGCGACGGTCAGGAACTCGACCTGGTGCTCGAGGTGAGCGGGCAGGTGCTGGCGGTCGAGATCAAGCTGACGACGGCACCCAGCCAGGCAGACATGGATCGCCTGAATCGCACCGCCGACCTGATCGGCGCCACGCGCCGCGTCCTTGTGACGCGCACGAGTCGCCCGTCGGGCGACGACGTGCGGCTTTCGGCCAACCTGCCGACATTCATCGATCTGATCACCCGGCTCGGTTGACCGGGCGAGGAATGTCGAATGCTGATTGCCGGCGCCTCCGGGTACCCGACCCCGACGTGGTGATCAGGTGTAGGGGCACCCCTTGTGGGTGCCCGATCCACCCGATACCGAGATGGAGGCCAGAGGTTTCAACCCCTGGCGTGACGAACGGGCTGAAGCCCGTTCGCTCCATCTCATGGTTCCCGCAAGGCTGTGGCGGGGGATGTGCGGGCGGCGCGCCAGGCGGGGAGCAGGGCTGCGGCGAGACCTGTCGTCAGGAGCAGCGCGCCGGCCAGGGCGAACGTCGATGTGTCGCCCGGCGTGACGCCGAAGAGGAGCGATTCGACGAATCGGCCGGCCCAGCGCGCGAGCAGCGCGCCTGCGCCGAGTCCCAGCACGAGCGCGACGGCGACGCGCGTGGTCACCAGGCGCACGACGGCGGCTGGTGTGGCCCCGAGTGCCGTGCGCACGCCGATCTCCCGTCGGCGCTGCGTGACGGCGTAGGCCATGACGCCGTAGAGGCCTATGCCGGCCAGCAGCAGGGCCAGTCCGGCCAGCGCGCTCGTGAGCGTGGCCATCAGACGCTGGCGCGTCAGCGCGCTGCGCACCTGCGTGTCGAGCGAATGCGTCTGGACGGAGATGTCGGCGCTGATCGACGTGATCGCGTCGGCGAGCGGTTTCGCGAGCCGTCCGGGGTCGCCGCCCGCGGCGCGCACGCTGAGGTGCAGGAATCCTCGACCGGCATGTCCACTTGCCTGCTCGAGGGGGACATACAGCACCGCCGTCGCGTTCTCCTGGGGTCCGACGTACGTCGCGTTCTCGACGAGTCCGACGATCGTCCGTTCGAGTCCGGGCGAGCCGGGCGGTCCTCCCTGGACGACGGTCAGACCGACGACATCCTCGCGACCCGGCAGGAAGCGCGCGACGAACGCGCGATTCACGATGGCGACGGGCGTTGCTGACGACGTATCGGCATCGGAGAAGTCCCGTCCTGCAAGACGCGCCGTGCCGTAGGTCTCGAAGAATCGCGGACTCACGAAGTTGATGAACGTGCTGCGCTCGCGCGGCGGCAGGTCCACGGGCGCGCCACCCGCGTGCACGATGGGGCCCATCGTCATGGCCATCTGCGAGGGCGTCACGGAAGACAGCGCGGCAACCGAGACGCCCGGGACGCGCCGTGCCGCTTCGAGCACGCGTTCGAAGAGTACCGGTTGGTCGGCGGCCTCGACAGCATGCGCCGTGACGAACACGCGCGTGATGAGCACGCGATTGATGTCCACGCCTCGCACGTTGCCGATGAGCCCCGACAGCGTGCGCAGGAACAGGCCGGCACTCATCACCAGCACGAACGAGAGCGCGATCTGCACGAACAGCAGTCCCAGCGCCGGCCACGTGTGCGGCTGCTGCGCGAGCGTCCGTGACTGCGCCTTCAGAGCCACGCCCGGATCGCTGCGCGTGGCGTGCAGAGCAGGTCCAAGACCGACGAGTACCGCCGTCAGCAGCGTGACGGTCATGGTGAAGGCGAGCATGCGCCAGTCCACGGGCACGTCGAGGACGACCGCCATGTTGATCGTCTGCAGCTGCGACACGAGCAGGCGCACCGCCCACTGCGCCACGACCAACCCCAGCGCAGCCCCGGCCAGCGCCAGCGTGAGACTCTCGACGAGCATCTGTGCGACGAGTCTTGCGCGCGACGCGCCGAGCGAGAGGCGCAGGCCCATCTCATGGCGTCGAGCCGACGCACGCGCGAGCCACAGTCCGGCAAGGTTCGCGCACGCGATGATCAGCACGATGCCGACGGCACTCATCAGCAGCAACAGTGGCGTGCCGTATGTGCCGCGAAGTCCGCTG is a window encoding:
- the sufC gene encoding Fe-S cluster assembly ATPase SufC is translated as MLQITNLHARVDDKNILNGITLDVNAGEIHAIMGPNGSGKSTLASVLAGRDAYEVTEGTVLFDGKDLLDMDPEERAREGLFLAFQYPVEIPGVSNMEFLKASVDAVRAHRGVEPLDPVRFMRLAREKCEAVGLKTDFLKRGVNEGFSGGEKKRNEIFQMA
- the sufB gene encoding Fe-S cluster assembly protein SufB, whose protein sequence is MSTSTDTIQQLATQEYKYGFSTAVEADQLPPGLDESTIQAISERKGEPAWMLEWRLKAFRAWQRMAYPEWSNVHYPRVDFQAISYYSAPKPKKQLNSLDEVDPEVRATFDKLGIPIAEQMALAGVAVDAVFDSVSVATTFKEKLGELGIIFCSFSEAVREHPDLVRKYMGSVVPHTDNFYAALNAAVFSDGSFVYVPKGVTCPMELSTYFRINAEGTGQFERTLIVADEGAYVSYLEGCTAPKRDENQLHAAVVELVALDGATVKYSTVQNWYPGDKDGNGGIYNFVTKRGKAMANAKITWTQVETGSAITWKYPSCILQGDNAVGEFYSVAVTNNRQQADTGTKMVHLGRNTKSTIVSKGISAGKGQNTYRGLVKIARGAEGARNYSQCDSLLIGDRCGAHTFPYIEVKNTSSTVEHEASTSKIGEDQIFYCRQRGISTEDAVNIIVNGFCKDVFRELPMEFAVEAQKLLGISLEGSVG
- a CDS encoding ATP-binding protein, with translation MLDRAAAALVRDRLSLSPAVAILGARQCGKTTLARSFGGAYFDLEQPAERLRADLQWDALIDVDRLVTFDEAQSWPELFERLRGAIDADRPRTGRFLLLGSVSPALTRHVSESLAGRLSLVELSPLLWNELDTDAMRRRLWLCGGYPDGGVLTPRAFPHWQRDYLTLITQRDLPAWGLPAKPQTTERLLRMLAALHGQIWNASQVGQSLGLSYHTVNTYLDFLVGAFLLRRLPPYGGNIRKRLVKSPRVYWRDTGLLHALLNTPDETTLLGQPWVGASWEGFVIEQALGALSARGTPFEAFHFRTSDGQELDLVLEVSGQVLAVEIKLTTAPSQADMDRLNRTADLIGATRRVLVTRTSRPSGDDVRLSANLPTFIDLITRLG
- a CDS encoding ABC transporter permease, which encodes MTTLRGLAKRIAALWRRDDTDADLRDELESLAAIERDERLASGASPDEARRDVLARTGSVTSVQEVVRRRRTFGWLDDLARDMRYGLRQWRREPIFTAVAVLSLALGIGANTAIFSLIDHVMLRALPVHEPARLLALGSGTRASGAWSYPVWEQVRAYETLVGTMAASSGSTPRSVTSDGRTMRSQVQMVSGSFHDVLGVHAAMGRALTPHDDTSAQAAYEPVAVISDRYWRARFNAAPGIVGQSILIDRTPFTIVGVMPAGFDGVSVGSTFDVAVPLAAEDVLGGDASRLKARGSWWLQVLVRQPPEDTVDAVTTALRGVQSQIREATLPEGSTPEQHLAEPFTLTPLPAMVSGLRGTYGTPLLLLMSAVGIVLIIACANLAGLWLARASARRHEMGLRLSLGASRARLVAQMLVESLTLALAGAALGLVVAQWAVRLLVSQLQTINMAVVLDVPVDWRMLAFTMTVTLLTAVLVGLGPALHATRSDPGVALKAQSRTLAQQPHTWPALGLLFVQIALSFVLVMSAGLFLRTLSGLIGNVRGVDINRVLITRVFVTAHAVEAADQPVLFERVLEAARRVPGVSVAALSSVTPSQMAMTMGPIVHAGGAPVDLPPRERSTFINFVSPRFFETYGTARLAGRDFSDADTSSATPVAIVNRAFVARFLPGREDVVGLTVVQGGPPGSPGLERTIVGLVENATYVGPQENATAVLYVPLEQASGHAGRGFLHLSVRAAGGDPGRLAKPLADAITSISADISVQTHSLDTQVRSALTRQRLMATLTSALAGLALLLAGIGLYGVMAYAVTQRRREIGVRTALGATPAAVVRLVTTRVAVALVLGLGAGALLARWAGRFVESLLFGVTPGDTSTFALAGALLLTTGLAAALLPAWRAARTSPATALREP